AGCTGTGTGAAATCTGATTTGTCCTTAAAATGTGCTGTGATTTTAATGCTGTTTATTCTTCACGGTCAGATCGCTCGCTGCAAGCAGCTGATTTGCGACCCCAGCTATGTCATGGACCGAGTCAACAAGGTGGGTCAGGTGATCCGGGTCATCTGCATCATGAGCCACCCCATCAAGAACACCAGCGACGCCAACTCCTGCCAGATCATCATCCCGCAGAACCAGGTCAACAGGAAGCATGGTTAGTTTGACAGGAAACCACAGCGCTTGCATGTTCGATGGGCTCTTACCTTACTTTAATctcatattattttaaacttgGTGTATTTTAGGGTTGAGAGTAACAAAGTGTAATTACAGGATTTTTGATACCACATTTATTTCCAAAATAAGCTTTTTTAGAAGTTATATTTATAaagaatttaaatatgaatagaaAGTAATGGCATGTAGCTTtccaatattttaattaaaaattcaaatttgtccaagtaatttattttttacattcataAAAGGACTAATACACTTATCTGAGATATTGTCATGGATCAGTTTCTTGCCacttgtttacattttatataattgacaaatacatatttaataatattattattattataattatacatacggtatacactgccattcaacaGTTTGAGGTCATTTGAGCTTTAggaaatgaatatttttatttagcaaggaaacAATAAATTGGtttaaaagtaacagtaaatacatttacaaaagatgttacaaatgatttcggTTATGTTCTTTTTAagaaaagaatcctaaaaaaaaaaaaaaaaaaagaatttccaCAAAAATCTTAATATTTCATTACTGAtagttagaaatgtttcttgatcaccaaatttacattttaataatgatttttgaagaatcgtactggactggagtaatggctgcttaaaattcatctgtcatcgcaggaataaattaccttttaaaattaattcaaatagaaatgctgttttaaatggtaataatatttcataatattcctgtttttactctatagttttgataaataaatgtagccttggtgagcatttaatttttcaaaagcattaaaaatattaccgaccccaaacttttaaaaggtaCATTGTACATTCAAATCATCTCTTCCTTTTAGATATCTATGTGTGCATGATCTCTTACGCACACAATGTGGCAGCCCAGGGTAAATACATAGCCATAGTCAGCACCACTGTGGAGACCAATGACCCTGAGAAAGAGATCAAACCAGCCCTGGACCTTTTGGAACCGGTTGAGCAGAAGTACGTTCATGTGCACTCGCTGATATCTACAACTTTGACATGCATGCAGTCAGAAAAATAAGATAATTTTGTGCAATATGTGTCCTTCCTGCAGATTTGTGAGCATCAGTGATCAGTTTGCACCAACCGATGTGGGATCTGACAGCCAGGTAAGTGTTTACATTGTGCTCACTTGATATACATGAGTGACTATAGTATTAAGCTTGTTTTTATCTGCACCTAGATCTTTGTCTCTCGTTCTTATGATGCCACGACCCACTTTGAGACAACCTGCGATGATATCAAAGACATCTACAAGCGAATGACGGGCACAGAGTTTGACTTTGCCGAAATGGAACGCAAGAAGAACGACATCTTTGGAGACTGTGCTGATCAGTAAACTAGCTCCAGCTGATCTTGAATATCAGATATTCAGACGATCATaatcttaacatttaaaaaaagaaaaaggaaaaaaaatggcaACCAAACTGGGCGAGCTGGCTATCCAAGCTTATGTTTTGCCCTTAATGGAATTTCTTGTTAACCGTTATacaaatttagcatttttttgtgGGGGTGGCGGGGGGAGAAGGTTCTGCCAGTCTGCTTTTTATAATCAGGAAACGAGATCCATTTTGCACTGGTTGTTTATTAACGCCCTTTAATCGGTTTCCATCATGTGATCTTTAATCTCAACCTGCTTAGACAAGGGATGTGAAAAGTCCAAAGATGCCAAATAAGATGTATTCAAGTGATATGaagaaatgcatattttttaaaatgcactGGTGTTGGCTGTCAAGGGGAGGGGGATCGGGTTTAGCGAAATTGCTAAATTATCTGTTTTGAGTTTGGCCAGGTTTAACAGCacacgtttttatttttaaaagaatctATCTACTTCTAAAATAACTTCCAGGGATTATTCATTAATTCTATTTTCCTACAAATTACAACTGGTGCTTAAACTAGTATCCTGAATGTTTAGTTTGCAATATTTCTCCAGTTTCCTTGCGTTTACAGATCGAAGGGAAGTATCAAGCACACACAGTGTAGATAATCTTTTATGTAATCCGTGTCCAACCACACAGTATTCGTTTTGCAATATGCTCATGTGATTTGACATAACTGACCCCCTATTAGCTGTACATTGTGCTACTTGTCGGAAGGGCCAGGGTTTCTTTCAGCTTTGCCGTGCATCTCTTTTCTGATGGGTTATGCGTTGTTCTAAGGCTACAACATGGAGGTTAACACACATCAGTGGGAAAAGCTGCTTAACTGTAAGTCTGGAATCTGCTTGTCTAGTGTGTGTGTTAGGGAGCTCTCCTTCGCCTCAGAGCAGAGAGAGGAGCAGGCAGGGTCTCCTCAAGGGCTCTGATGTGTTAGCAAGGACCAAAATGTCTATGGCAGTATTGACATGACCGGGGCCCTGTGCAAAATGTCAccaatgttttaaaaaagaaaacaaaaacaaacgctGAACGGATGGGGGCTTAAATGATTTCTGTACTGCGAAGTAAAAATGTTAACTTGTGGAAAACTgactttgtgtttttatttatgaaCTACTTCGTTTCActaacaattatttataattgttaaatATGAATGATAAtccatgttttataaacaagaatatttttgtatcatgttttttttttattcaaaaacaaaGCGGTTAAATTTAATTTTGTACAGTGATTAAATCTATTTCACAAGTACTTCGTTAATATAAAAGTTATGTTTTGACGTTCGAAAAGTTTATTAAACAACTGATTCCAGTTCATTTTATTCCGCGCTAAGGATGAACTACATCTCCCAGAATCCTATGCGTATTTGCCGTATTCCATCCGTAGTGTCGCAAATAAATCGCACAGGCGGCTTTTCTGAACAAGTTTACTTTATCAGCACGTTGATCGCATGCTAATATCAAGTAGATATAATAAATGATGGAACTTACCGCTGCCAGATCAGCGTTTATGGTGACAGCGGTGAGTATTTGTCACAAGCATAAAGAAGCATCAGTTAATATCGTGTTTGTGGATAATTTAACACCTAGTCATGATGCCTGCATCCAAGCCCATTCGAAGTGTTGAAATACTGCTGGAGGCTGGAGCTCAGGTGGGTCACGTTCACGGCACAATGCTCGATGTACTTATTTAGCAGAAGCATTCGAAGTTAACTACAACTCCCAGCGTTAACGGCAACACGTCACAACTAGAACCGACACAGAACAGACCACGTGATTCATACACTGTTTTTCTAAACGCATCAGAATTTTTTCTTTAGTTATTTAGTTAGCGAcagtgttttgtttaattttctctACCATTTTACTAAAGCGGAGATGGAAGTGGAAACGGCACGACCTTATTTTTTCGGTGACATCGGTAAGTCAAAGCGTATTTGCCGCTATGTCCGTTCTGCAGCAGCGTGCCGCCCTGTTTTGATAATCATATTTCACACCATAGTGCTCTTAATGCCATGCAACTGTAGTCAACGACTAATAAACATGTCTAATATAGCCTTAAAGACAGCCTATGTCGCAAAGCCAACCATGATAATATATAAactatacaaataataaacattaaccCATCAATAGCTCACGTATATTATTTGATTCTATTACATGATTTATGacagtctatttttttttaactcgaaGGCTTATATGACCAATATGTTATGCCTAATAATTCATTGTTATCGCATATGCTAAAATTATTACCACAACACATCATCCATTAATAAACCAGTGGAAATGATCTGTTGCGACTGACTcttgtggttttgttttttctGAGTATCAGGTTTCTGGTCAGAGAGGACAGAGGTTCATAAGGCTGCGTGTCAGGGACAGGTGTCAGAGCTGCAGAGTTTGATCCAGAGGGGAGCTTCGGTGAATATTGTGGCTGTGGACTCCATCACTCCGCTCCACGAGGCAGCTGCGTGTGGACAGACACAGTGTGTGAGACTGCTGCTGGACGCTGGGGCTCAGgtgccagacacacacacactgtttgtgAAAAGGTCCCAGACACAAGTGTATTCTGAGTCTTGCATTGGGCTTTGAAATGGGGTTTTGTGTTGCAGGTTGATGCCAGGAACGTGGATGGCAGCACTCCACTGTGTGAAGCGTGCTCTATCGGGAACTTTGAGTGTGTGAGGCTTCTTTTGGAGTATGGAGCAAAAGTCAACCCCATGCTGACCTCTCGTACCACCTCTCCTCTACACGAGGCCTGCATGGGAGGTGGGCTGCTTTGAAGTAAACTGTagaagtgtattttattttattgttttatttcaatttaatgttattttatttattgatttaaaatttaTAGTTATCTAATTATTAGAAgaagttttgttgtttttattttatttttaaacaactttatatataaaaaaaaaaaaaaaaaaaaaaaaaaaatatatatatatatatatatatatatatatatatatacatatatatacaatgctaaaaaaaacatttagagaaAGAATTTAGGAGTTTTTGgatgatttctttatttttacattttattttatttacatttttatttaaaaatataatcagAATTAGTATTatcaaaaatgattttattttatagatttgtttattttttttttattacagaataTGTAAGGTAATTTTATAAATTCATAGagtattaattattttcatgatttttttatgtttacaatttatttaaaatataaaattaactttatcaaattaaaaataattataatgtgttttattgacattttataaTTTCTGTAGTATTACAGAAGCTGGCTAACATGTAGGTAAAAGGTAACTTTATAATTTGAGGATtccttttttataattattttatattcacattttgtttaattgtttttattgtaagaacaataattattttcactattatgaatattttatttggttttgttgtCTTTCGTTTATGTAGTATTACAGAATCTGTAaggtattttttataaatgcttaAAGTATGCattattttgatgattattttattgttttaaaatataattgtcaACCCTGTCAATCTGTATGAATTTTATACATTAATACAGTAAGAATTATTTTGATAAACTGAACTTTCTGAGTGGACTTGTCTGTCATCTAATATGAGAATATTCTGTTATGTAGGTAATGCAGATTGTGTGAGGCTAGTGATTGCTAAAGGAGCCAGTCTGGAGGCGTATGACCTGTACTACGGTACTCCTCTACATGTGGCATGTGTCAAGCGACATCTGGAGTGTGTCAAAGTGCTACTGAATGCAGGTAAAACCAGATTCAATGAACCATGAGATTGTAAAGAACTCTGTCAGCCATGCAAACGCTGAAGAATGTGCCTCTAAAGAAGGTAGTTTAGATCTGAAATCACCAAAGTAAAGCTTTAATCATGAATCATTGTGTGCAGGTGTGCAAGTAAATGTCGCTAGGCTACACGAGACGCCCTTACATCATGCTGCCAAGTCCAACAATGTGGATATGATTGAGCTGCTGGTGGAGTTCGGGGCCAACATTTACGCCCGAGACAAATATGACAGAAAGCCAGTCGACTACACAAGGCCAGATACGTCCTCAGCACAATATCTTCAGCTTTATGAGAGTGAGTGCAAAACAAAACTGCCTTGTAAGGAAATGAAATTACATGATTTACCGTAATCTGTGCTCTGAAATGGTTTACATTCATTAAAGGATATGTTCTATTCTTTACATTCATTACTTAATAGGTTAGACAGACTGAATGTAcaatatttcaaattttaaaatgtaatttaaatctgaaaccattttaaaatgttaaaaaatattcgTTGTGTTATAGaaataaaatatcttacattttaatattctgcactgttttggtctcctgtcaaataaaataaaataaagttaatataaTTTTTGATGGAAAAAAAGATTTAGTAATAAAAGATTTCACATTTTGAAAAGTATcgattttaatgttaaaaaaaaaaaaaaagtttaatattttgCACTGTTTTGGTCtcttgtcaaaaataaataaaataatataatttctaattaagaaagtaaaaaatagtcagtaaagttttaaaattgttagaattaaatattttatatttttataatgtttttaagtcatttaaaagcaaaacagtgtttttattaaaaaatcaaaagatctcatcaaaaaaaaaaaaaaaaaaactagtcaaaaagttaatgtaatttttttcttaatgaaAAAGACAATATAGAAAGTGTCCAGCAGATGGTGCCCATGGCTTAATGTACAAGCTGTTGTAACCTACCTTTTATGTGTTATATTGTTTTGAATGAGGAAGAATCAGTTCAAAGTTCAGTTTAGATTTAAGAATCAGgtttaaatgttctttaaaaaaaaaaatatatatatatatatatatatatatatcatgttaaTGTTAAGTGTTCTGGTTGTAGTGATGCTGCCGCTGTGGTTGTATTTTACAATGGCTGCAGGAGTGATTCACAGCCAGGTCTGCTGCCTAGGTGCTGCTCAGGATGTTTTGGGTGTGATGTTATAAACAACTACATGAAGTTTATGATGATGAGATTAAAATTTAGATTCTGGCGTAGGTCTGGAATCCATCATTAGTCTCATTCCACAGGCACATTCGCGACCCAGTTGAGTCCAAACACAACACAGCAGTGCCTCACTTCAGAATGTAAACCAGATTAACGCGAAACCGTGGCCTAGGAGCATACAAATATTTTCCTGAAAATGACATTCAGAGGCTAAAATTAATAATACGAGAATGCAAACATTTTGATTTTGTGTATTGAGTGATATGACAAGAGGTTGTGATCTTGAGCGctgatattttacattataaagcGTCAAGGTTTTATCTCCTGCAATTTTcacttgtatttgtttttatttggtttCTATGGAAGGCGAACTCAATTGTATCAAATGGAGGGTGGCCATACAAAATTGTTACCACAGTTGTCATCATTGCCTCATTTACATGTTCTTTCTCCTTCTGTAGCTAAATGCAATCTGAAGGAATAGTGTTGCATTGAAATGTTATTGAAGTGTTTAATACTGCATTATACTGTGTTTTCGCAGGTAACCCTCTTTCTCTGCAGCAGCTGAGCCGTATCGCCCTGAGGACGCTGTTGGGCGTCCGAGCTGTGGATGTGGTGGTCAAACTGGATATTCCCAACCGTATTATCAGTTACCTCTTATACCAATGAACTCTTTCTTTAGAAGTTCACAGATACCATGGAAATAATTTTTACCTCAGATGCAAAACAAACATATGAAGCACTGAAatatctccaaaaataaatattagttatattggcaatttaatgcattaaaggtgctctaagtgatgtcacacattttttaggccaaaacatattttgtcacatccagcaaacatctcctcactatccgctagctgcttgtcccctgaacacactgtaaaaaaacggggtctctctagacaccacaggctccacaaacaacaagaaaaacaaactgggctcacccgcaccacgaaacataacaaactgttccagccaataaccgacaagaaagatttgggggtggggtttggggggttcgtgcacggatgaggaggagggagggtctagctagcctcctttttgtttgacaacaatttgaacgtcaacaagaagttacgactcccggcatcacttagagcacctttaaaggtGAACTATGTAAAAGTTAAGTTTAAAGTTTGCttgtaaatgaaaattctgtctcagTTTCATGACTTTATCCCAATGGGGTCCAAAATAACCTTTAGTCCCTACTGAATGAAGAAAAAGTGCtgagatatttttaaaaataccttCATAGGGAGTAAATGGCAGACTGTCCTTTTAAGTAATAAGCACAACAGATTACATAAATAGGAAGCACTTCTTAATAGCACTTCTCAGCAGAACAGTctatattttgttgtaaaatatgtTGTCTTAATGTGTCTGAGGTGAATTTAGGACTGATGGAAACCATTATATGTACACTAAATATTGCCGCAAAAAAGAGCAGGAGATAGAGACCCAAAAGAGAGGAAATACTTAATCTGGCAGCTGTCTACATTCAGGAACTCCTCTGACCACTAAATGAAGTCCAGGGAAACTTTTAGTCGCTCAGACAACGGACACTATGCACAACACACAGCATTGCTGGAAACGAGCATGTTAACATCCTCATGCTCTCATTAGAGATTCATTATAGGAGATCACAGCAGCTACAACAAAGTCTTATTGATAAAACACCGGCATTCGTATTATGACATCAAGCACTTTGAGTTATACCACCGTTTCGCCACATTCATTGTCCGTGTTCCGCTATAGTGACGCCACAGTGACACTGACAGAAACCAGTTTACAGCTGTGTTTTATTGTAGTGCTGTTGTTTTAGTACACCggttgtaatattttacaattcagGTGAAGGATTTAATATAGTATATATGTCTGTTTCCTCaaactttttttctgaattgttgAAAAGATATTAAGATTGCATGAATTTAACTGCTGTTAATGTAACTATTTCAGTTCATCAGAATATTCTGCAGGAAAATGCATCAGGCTGGACTTGATTTGATGCATTACGATTTGATTGGGTCATGAAATGTTGGGCTTtaattttttatgtcttttatttaatataatgtatcCTCAATTTGGACGCCTTGtcaaaaataaaagtcttttcagatgcaaacaaaataatattttcatgaaaGATAATGATAGCAGTTGTAAACTTGAATTGCATGCGCTTATGAATTGCATATGCAGATAAATTACAGCATGCACACTACTGTTAGGGGTTGGTAATGTTTTGTTTCTGAAaggaattattacttttattcagcaaggatgcattaaattgataacaattgtatatatttataacaattataattataaaaaaaaaattaatgtgtgtgtgtgtgtgtatatacatatgtatgtatgtttgtttatatattgatAAAGACAAaggtttcttgagaagcaaatcagcatattaaaatggttttaattttaattttaaactgtaaaaataaataaatgcagcacttgttcaataatataaaaaagttaccaaccccaaacctctGACAGTAGTGGATGTATGTAAAGAAAAAGGCAAGGTTTTAACCCTATACAGAAGCTTCAGTTTATCattagaaaacttttattttaagccAAATGATTTGTTCCAGTGATTTGTTTCATTCATTTCTAATCTGCCTGTTCAACTGTTCCTTCCCTCAATTAATCGAAAGGGTGTCAGGATTAGTTTTTTGAATGTGA
The DNA window shown above is from Carassius carassius chromosome 26, fCarCar2.1, whole genome shotgun sequence and carries:
- the LOC132105673 gene encoding ankyrin repeat and SOCS box protein 13-like — protein: MEVETARPYFFGDIGFWSERTEVHKAACQGQVSELQSLIQRGASVNIVAVDSITPLHEAAACGQTQCVRLLLDAGAQVDARNVDGSTPLCEACSIGNFECVRLLLEYGAKVNPMLTSRTTSPLHEACMGGNADCVRLVIAKGASLEAYDLYYGTPLHVACVKRHLECVKVLLNAGVQVNVARLHETPLHHAAKSNNVDMIELLVEFGANIYARDKYDRKPVDYTRPDTSSAQYLQLYESNPLSLQQLSRIALRTLLGVRAVDVVVKLDIPNRIISYLLYQ